The Meleagris gallopavo isolate NT-WF06-2002-E0010 breed Aviagen turkey brand Nicholas breeding stock unplaced genomic scaffold, Turkey_5.1 ChrUn_random_7180001849622, whole genome shotgun sequence genome segment CCTGGCAGCCCTCACCCTGATGCCGTTGGAGATGCTGGCGGGTTCGGCTGTGTTCGACAGCCCCGTGCTGGGCGAGGCCATGTGCCGCGTCTACCTGTTCCTCAGCGTCTGCTTCATCAGCATGTGCATCCTCTCCATCTCCACCATCAACGTGGAGCGCTATTACTACGTCGTGCACCCCATGCGCTACGAGGTGCGGATGACGGTGGGCTTGGTGGTCTGCGTGCTGGTGGGCGTCTGGCTGAAGGCTGTGGCCACGTCGCTGGTCCCCGTGCTGGGCTGGTTGTCCCCCGACCGCCCCCCGCCCGCCGGCCGCGGCTGCTCCCTGCAATGGAGCCGCGGTCCGTACTGCAAGTTCTTCGTGGTCTTCTTCGCCACTTTCTACTTCCTCCTGCCCCTCCTCATCATCGTGGTGGTTTACTGCAGCATGTTCAAGGTGGCTCGGGTGGCCGCCATGCACCACGGCCCGCTGCCCACCTGGATGGAGACCCCGCGCCGGCGCTCCGAGTCGCTCAGCAGCCGTTCCACCATGGTGACAACCTCGGGTGCCCCCCGCACCACCCCGCAGAGGACGTTCGGTGGGGGCAAAGCGGCCGCCATCCTGCTGGCCGTGGGCGGccagtttcttttctgctggTTGCCCTACTTCTCCTTCCACCTCTACACGGCCCTCAGCGCCCAACCCTTGGCTGGGCCGGCGGCCGAGACCGTGGTCACCTGGCTGGGCTACTTCTGCTTTACCTCCAATCCTTTCTTCTACGGGTGCCTCAACCGGCAGATCCGCGGCGAGCTGGGCCGGCTCCTCACCTGCTTCTTCAAGC includes the following:
- the GPR61 gene encoding G-protein coupled receptor 61; protein product: MGHNMEPSLPALWGWNGSRAARALQPSPGPMPPNGTADSKPKDVASRSVGLFFMLLIDLTAIVGNAAVMTVIVKTPALRKFVFVFHLCLVDFLAALTLMPLEMLAGSAVFDSPVLGEAMCRVYLFLSVCFISMCILSISTINVERYYYVVHPMRYEVRMTVGLVVCVLVGVWLKAVATSLVPVLGWLSPDRPPPAGRGCSLQWSRGPYCKFFVVFFATFYFLLPLLIIVVVYCSMFKVARVAAMHHGPLPTWMETPRRRSESLSSRSTMVTTSGAPRTTPQRTFGGGKAAAILLAVGGQFLFCWLPYFSFHLYTALSAQPLAGPAAETVVTWLGYFCFTSNPFFYGCLNRQIRGELGRLLTCFFKQPPEEDLRLPSREGSIEENFLQFLQGTGCPAEPPPPLDTPSPKRD